One window of the Granulicella arctica genome contains the following:
- a CDS encoding NAD(P)-dependent oxidoreductase translates to MKVLVLGANGRTGALVVAHAIANDHEVSVLVRRVGRSYGPGVCVIEGDALNQKDVLRAMERQDAVVECIGGMAPWQHQTLERDVMRNIVAAMKQSGTRRLLVVSALGVAESRKQCLWWYRWLVVPTFLRGITRDKKDMEAIVRQSGLDWVIARAPILTDKAETGRIKVLKKSEKGRAITRVDLAAWLVEQLEIRIYIGQAVAMVNY, encoded by the coding sequence ATGAAGGTCCTTGTGCTTGGAGCAAACGGTAGGACGGGTGCACTAGTTGTGGCACACGCGATTGCGAACGACCATGAGGTGAGCGTGCTGGTGCGCCGCGTCGGTCGGTCTTATGGCCCCGGCGTTTGTGTCATTGAGGGAGATGCACTAAATCAGAAGGACGTGTTGCGCGCGATGGAACGTCAAGACGCTGTAGTGGAGTGCATAGGAGGAATGGCCCCATGGCAACATCAGACGTTAGAGCGCGACGTGATGCGAAACATCGTGGCCGCGATGAAACAGTCAGGAACTCGTCGGCTACTGGTGGTGTCCGCGCTCGGCGTTGCAGAGAGTAGGAAGCAGTGCCTTTGGTGGTATCGATGGCTGGTTGTGCCGACGTTCTTACGTGGAATCACCAGAGATAAGAAGGATATGGAAGCTATTGTGCGCCAGAGTGGACTGGACTGGGTGATTGCGCGCGCTCCGATCCTCACGGATAAAGCCGAGACAGGAAGGATAAAGGTGCTGAAGAAGAGCGAGAAGGGACGCGCGATCACACGAGTGGACCTCGCGGCTTGGCTGGTGGAGCAACTCGAAATCAGAATTTATATCGGACAGGCTGTGGCGATGGTGAACTACTAG
- a CDS encoding VirB3 family type IV secretion system protein encodes MTKRGEPLPINQALNRPRAKLGLDLTAWMAIVFVCVTVFLVGFRLLAMLAFPTLAVGAWLIVRKHPKMFQLWGLSLNQKSYYDPRKR; translated from the coding sequence ATGACCAAGCGGGGAGAGCCGTTACCAATCAATCAAGCGCTGAATCGACCGAGAGCCAAGCTTGGTCTCGATCTTACAGCATGGATGGCGATCGTATTCGTCTGCGTAACGGTTTTCCTCGTTGGTTTTCGCTTGTTGGCGATGTTGGCCTTCCCGACGCTTGCGGTCGGCGCATGGCTCATCGTCCGTAAACACCCGAAGATGTTCCAACTGTGGGGCCTGAGCCTCAACCAGAAGAGCTACTATGACCCGCGTAAACGCTGA
- a CDS encoding RES family NAD+ phosphorylase — translation MLSWGKGETVYRVHSDAYGAVEFNPSSTGNARFSPLADTAGPVIPTLYAGTTLDCALMETVFHDVPFVAGPKMWSKATHVAGKVWSQLTLSRGLALIDLSAVPLRKLGISRKDLIECDGSQYPETRAWARALHDQYPDAEGLTWTSRQADPARALVLFEDRLKGHVLNPSGSPTPLLLSDGSATPEILILAQRLGVLLTP, via the coding sequence ATGCTTTCCTGGGGGAAGGGTGAGACCGTCTACCGCGTTCACTCGGATGCGTATGGCGCCGTGGAGTTCAACCCTTCGTCCACTGGAAATGCCAGATTCAGCCCGCTTGCTGACACCGCAGGACCGGTTATTCCCACTCTTTATGCGGGTACGACTCTGGATTGCGCGTTGATGGAGACCGTCTTCCACGATGTGCCTTTTGTTGCCGGGCCGAAGATGTGGTCCAAGGCGACCCATGTGGCTGGGAAAGTGTGGTCGCAACTGACCCTCAGCCGAGGCCTAGCCCTAATCGACCTGTCGGCCGTCCCTTTGCGTAAGCTCGGGATCTCTCGAAAAGACCTGATCGAGTGCGATGGATCTCAGTATCCGGAAACTCGCGCGTGGGCCCGGGCATTGCACGATCAATATCCGGACGCCGAAGGTCTCACCTGGACATCTCGCCAAGCCGATCCCGCGCGAGCTCTCGTCCTGTTTGAAGACCGTCTCAAAGGGCATGTATTGAACCCGAGCGGTTCGCCAACACCGCTACTCCTCTCGGATGGCAGTGCGACGCCAGAAATCCTTATACTCGCGCAACGGCTGGGCGTACTATTGACGCCGTAG
- a CDS encoding CpaF family protein, whose translation MSYHLILPFFPEELRALLLDPSISDLMINGTTGVYADRNGVIEHIPLATPYTNDRLQAAIERVARILGQDLTSQNPILNTRLPDGSRVAVVGAPSSINGPTLTIRKFNRWYTSDELIAAGSLPESVRDKVIGFINERKNGIISGGTSSGKTTLMKALLDHVPQHERLVVIEQPAELKVNHANAVRWEAVEAIPGQVAITPSQLLAAALRHRPDRIIMGEIRNECGYDLLQAMNTGHGGTLSTIHAKSAWDALNRLSNLALSARANLNHAFIRSETAEAIDFVLYCERDAVGRRRVRELITVNGYTHADQSFQTEDIYRASAA comes from the coding sequence ATGAGCTACCACCTGATTCTCCCGTTCTTTCCTGAGGAGCTACGAGCGCTGCTCCTAGACCCGTCCATCTCCGACTTGATGATTAACGGCACCACCGGCGTCTACGCGGATCGGAACGGCGTCATCGAACATATCCCTCTGGCAACGCCCTACACGAACGATCGCCTTCAGGCGGCGATTGAACGCGTAGCTCGAATCCTTGGGCAGGACCTCACGTCCCAGAATCCGATCCTCAATACACGCTTGCCGGACGGCTCGCGTGTGGCAGTGGTAGGCGCTCCATCTTCGATCAATGGACCGACGTTAACCATCCGCAAATTCAACCGCTGGTATACCTCCGATGAGCTAATCGCCGCCGGCAGCTTGCCGGAGTCGGTTCGCGACAAAGTAATCGGCTTTATCAATGAACGAAAGAACGGCATTATCAGCGGTGGAACCAGCTCGGGGAAGACGACCTTAATGAAGGCGCTGCTTGACCACGTTCCCCAGCATGAACGTCTGGTGGTCATCGAGCAGCCCGCCGAGTTGAAAGTGAACCACGCCAACGCCGTCCGCTGGGAGGCTGTTGAGGCGATTCCGGGCCAGGTTGCCATCACCCCGAGCCAGCTTCTCGCCGCCGCTCTGCGTCATCGGCCAGACCGCATCATTATGGGCGAGATCCGCAATGAGTGCGGCTACGACCTGCTGCAGGCCATGAATACGGGGCATGGCGGGACGCTCTCGACGATTCATGCCAAGTCGGCGTGGGACGCTTTGAATCGGCTCTCAAATCTCGCCCTGAGTGCCAGAGCGAATCTCAACCACGCATTCATCCGCTCCGAGACGGCGGAGGCCATCGACTTCGTTCTGTACTGCGAGCGCGATGCCGTGGGCCGTCGCCGGGTGCGCGAGCTGATTACCGTGAACGGATACACCCACGCGGATCAGAGCTTCCAGACGGAGGACATCTATCGTGCTTCCGCCGCCTGA
- a CDS encoding SDR family NAD(P)-dependent oxidoreductase, which yields MSSSKVWFITGAARGFGRLWAEAALKRGDKVVATARKTSDLDELVKTYGDAVLALPLDVTDRDAVFATVKQAAAHFERLDVILSNAGYGYFGAIEELVPEQVRANFETNVFGTLWVIQAALPILRAQGSGHIITVSSIGGIMSFPTGGSYNGTKFAIEAISEALAGEVAPFGIKVTILEPGSYSTGFRSSAQAPPAIEAYDRVKQHVRSAFKPEEVGDPGATAAAVFEVVDAEQPPLRLVLGSTTIAKFKGVYAGRVSNWEKWEAVSNAAQGEKPS from the coding sequence ATGTCATCATCAAAAGTTTGGTTCATTACTGGTGCAGCGCGAGGTTTTGGCCGTCTTTGGGCAGAGGCAGCTCTAAAGCGCGGCGATAAAGTGGTCGCCACGGCACGGAAGACAAGCGATCTCGATGAGCTCGTCAAGACGTATGGGGATGCCGTACTCGCCCTGCCGCTCGATGTAACGGACCGCGATGCCGTCTTCGCAACGGTCAAGCAAGCCGCTGCTCATTTCGAGCGCCTGGACGTCATCCTGAGCAACGCTGGTTACGGCTACTTCGGCGCGATCGAGGAGTTGGTGCCTGAGCAGGTAAGAGCCAACTTTGAAACCAATGTGTTTGGGACGCTCTGGGTCATTCAGGCAGCGCTTCCAATCTTGCGGGCGCAGGGCAGCGGTCACATCATCACGGTGTCGAGCATCGGCGGAATCATGTCCTTCCCGACCGGTGGAAGCTATAACGGCACGAAATTTGCCATCGAGGCCATCTCGGAAGCCTTGGCGGGCGAAGTGGCTCCTTTCGGAATCAAAGTCACAATCCTGGAACCTGGTTCGTATTCCACCGGCTTCCGTTCATCAGCCCAAGCCCCTCCAGCCATCGAAGCCTATGACCGTGTGAAGCAGCACGTTCGTTCAGCGTTCAAGCCCGAGGAAGTTGGTGACCCGGGGGCAACGGCCGCCGCTGTCTTCGAAGTCGTGGACGCGGAGCAGCCGCCACTCCGACTTGTGCTCGGTTCCACTACGATCGCGAAGTTCAAGGGCGTCTACGCGGGTCGTGTGAGCAACTGGGAGAAGTGGGAAGCCGTATCAAACGCGGCGCAAGGCGAAAAGCCCTCCTAA
- a CDS encoding helix-turn-helix domain-containing protein, translated as MQAPTHTRGMVQPAEGETRKSRKARTVPYQARYNGFLAKLITAREEAGFTQRDVAERLGMFHSWISKTESGDRRLDVMELILLADLYGKNPQYFLDTE; from the coding sequence ATGCAAGCGCCTACCCACACTAGGGGAATGGTCCAGCCTGCGGAGGGTGAAACTCGGAAGTCTCGCAAGGCGAGGACAGTGCCGTACCAGGCGCGTTACAACGGCTTTTTGGCAAAGCTGATCACCGCAAGAGAAGAAGCGGGATTTACGCAGAGAGACGTGGCCGAGCGCCTTGGCATGTTTCATTCGTGGATATCGAAGACTGAGTCCGGCGATCGACGCCTGGATGTGATGGAACTCATTCTGCTCGCTGATCTTTATGGAAAGAACCCGCAATACTTCCTTGATACCGAATAG
- a CDS encoding VirB8/TrbF family protein, translating to MSTHTAPVESALTPEQALLTDHIGNEVYASHYAERKAYRLVIGCGTVVLLGSMWLNFSLAHRPTANRYIRIDEMGRAQAIQYTDLNYSPREGEVRTYLTDWANYRYTIGRDTIAKKYPLNYYFLSQTLASQLMTADNANHLVSQVVAGQIETSDVQVKNVTITSMSDETVQGTRIARGTALVAIDRFYSAQNSREPRTEHWMLSITYYLNPKQVSDQARIFPQFETINPLGLTITEFHENRLSVDPIAPGTNGALPALPATPAAGATR from the coding sequence ATGTCCACACACACAGCACCCGTTGAAAGCGCGCTCACACCGGAGCAAGCCCTGCTCACGGACCACATCGGGAATGAGGTCTATGCCTCCCACTATGCGGAGCGCAAAGCCTACCGTCTCGTCATTGGTTGCGGAACAGTAGTGCTACTTGGTTCGATGTGGCTTAACTTCTCACTCGCCCATCGTCCAACTGCGAATCGCTACATCCGCATCGATGAGATGGGCCGCGCCCAAGCAATCCAATACACCGACCTCAACTACAGCCCCCGCGAGGGCGAAGTACGGACGTACCTCACCGATTGGGCCAACTACCGCTACACCATTGGCCGGGACACCATCGCGAAGAAGTACCCGCTCAACTACTACTTCCTGTCGCAGACGCTCGCCTCGCAGTTGATGACGGCTGACAATGCAAATCATCTTGTCTCACAGGTGGTGGCAGGACAAATTGAGACAAGCGACGTGCAGGTCAAGAACGTCACCATCACGTCGATGTCAGACGAGACCGTTCAGGGTACTCGGATCGCCCGTGGAACAGCTCTTGTTGCCATCGACAGGTTCTACTCTGCCCAGAACTCGCGCGAGCCCCGGACGGAGCATTGGATGCTGAGTATCACCTATTATTTGAACCCCAAGCAGGTGAGCGACCAGGCCCGCATCTTCCCGCAGTTCGAGACGATCAACCCGCTTGGATTGACCATCACGGAGTTCCACGAGAACCGGCTCTCCGTCGATCCAATCGCTCCTGGAACCAATGGAGCGTTGCCGGCACTTCCGGCAACGCCAGCGGCAGGAGCGACGCGATGA
- a CDS encoding type IV secretion system protein has protein sequence MSIAVLAQALPSASSGMDWLYQFTNNLTNLTTQNGGALTQFGWTELSCISLFTLVNMVINWNTSTMTFRLHHHPVRAGDLTHFLLKLIVCSLLLNYWVNPFPGASFGINHFFSYIAQAMVAAFDQHSLDQLLQLLKTAGDGTSMPSLTAPVQILCYVLVQIMLGLASAILFVINCSAFILYGVTALFGPVFVPLLMTQTFKAKFFHFLDVLISFAMIRAVAAAFIYVWAGFMNGFLQQTFNGNYSMDMWIANLIPCLMVFVAFIINMLFIPSMTQAIFGGAAGLVSSAQNAAGGGAMLLAKLGGG, from the coding sequence ATGAGCATCGCCGTTCTCGCACAAGCACTGCCGTCCGCATCGTCGGGCATGGACTGGCTCTACCAGTTCACCAATAACCTGACCAACCTCACGACGCAGAATGGCGGCGCGTTGACCCAATTCGGTTGGACGGAGCTGAGCTGCATCTCTCTCTTCACCCTTGTGAACATGGTCATCAACTGGAACACCAGCACGATGACGTTCCGGCTGCATCACCATCCCGTGCGTGCGGGCGACCTTACCCATTTCCTGCTCAAGCTCATCGTGTGCAGCTTGCTGCTGAACTATTGGGTGAATCCGTTTCCCGGTGCCAGCTTCGGCATCAATCACTTCTTCAGCTACATCGCACAGGCGATGGTCGCGGCGTTCGATCAGCATTCTTTGGATCAGCTTTTGCAGCTTCTGAAGACGGCTGGCGATGGAACATCCATGCCGTCTTTGACCGCGCCGGTTCAGATCCTTTGCTATGTGCTTGTCCAGATCATGCTCGGACTCGCTTCCGCCATTCTGTTTGTCATCAATTGCAGCGCCTTCATCCTCTACGGTGTGACGGCGCTCTTTGGTCCTGTCTTTGTGCCGTTGCTCATGACACAGACCTTCAAAGCAAAGTTCTTCCACTTCCTTGATGTGCTCATCAGCTTCGCTATGATTCGCGCCGTTGCAGCCGCCTTCATCTACGTGTGGGCCGGATTCATGAACGGGTTTCTGCAGCAGACCTTCAACGGCAACTATTCGATGGATATGTGGATCGCTAATCTGATCCCTTGCTTAATGGTCTTCGTCGCTTTCATCATTAATATGCTGTTCATTCCGAGCATGACCCAGGCCATCTTTGGCGGTGCGGCTGGGTTGGTTTCTTCGGCTCAGAATGCTGCGGGTGGCGGGGCGATGCTACTCGCAAAATTGGGAGGTGGCTAG
- a CDS encoding AraC family transcriptional regulator has product MSSDPFSDVLNLLRAKSVVSGTLVAGGAWSIRFPASDLINFWGIARGECWCVTKTAEAPLHLKAGDFLLRSASEPAVLATDLDATPVDFQDVLTSGTEGRLHHGDGDDFLMIGGKVELDAKLGVGLLDSLPPSIHIPHGSTHAMILECLLAQLVRERTEGSPGVASASAQLAHLMFIQILRAHLDSGATLPPGWLRLMGNQRLAPALRLLHGEPARAWGLDELAHECGMSRASFASHFKTTAGAAPLAYLAQWRMRLAERALRDGDNAISSLGYSLGYASESAFSNAFKRLVGEAPARYRANARVSQASV; this is encoded by the coding sequence ATGAGTAGCGATCCCTTCTCCGATGTCCTCAACCTACTCCGTGCCAAGTCGGTCGTTTCTGGCACTTTGGTCGCGGGAGGCGCATGGTCGATTCGCTTCCCTGCTTCCGATCTCATTAATTTCTGGGGCATTGCACGAGGCGAATGCTGGTGTGTGACGAAAACGGCTGAGGCGCCTCTGCACCTCAAGGCCGGGGACTTCCTTTTGCGCTCTGCGTCTGAACCGGCGGTATTGGCGACTGATTTGGACGCGACACCGGTCGATTTTCAAGACGTGCTTACGTCAGGCACTGAAGGAAGACTGCACCATGGCGACGGCGACGATTTCTTGATGATTGGTGGAAAGGTGGAACTTGATGCAAAGCTCGGGGTGGGGCTTCTCGACTCATTGCCGCCATCGATTCACATTCCACATGGATCAACGCACGCGATGATCCTGGAATGCCTGCTCGCACAGCTCGTGCGAGAGCGAACGGAGGGATCGCCAGGCGTCGCAAGCGCATCGGCACAGCTCGCCCACTTGATGTTCATTCAGATTCTTCGTGCCCATCTGGATTCGGGCGCAACGCTCCCGCCGGGCTGGTTGCGATTGATGGGCAATCAACGCCTGGCACCTGCGCTCCGATTGCTTCATGGCGAACCCGCCCGGGCCTGGGGACTAGATGAACTCGCTCATGAATGCGGCATGTCGCGTGCCTCGTTTGCGTCTCACTTCAAGACAACCGCCGGCGCCGCTCCGCTCGCGTACCTGGCGCAGTGGCGGATGCGCCTGGCCGAGCGCGCATTACGCGATGGCGACAACGCGATTTCATCACTCGGCTACTCGCTCGGATATGCCTCGGAAAGCGCATTCAGCAATGCGTTCAAACGGCTTGTTGGCGAGGCTCCCGCGCGCTACCGTGCCAACGCACGCGTCAGCCAAGCTTCGGTTTAG
- a CDS encoding AraC family transcriptional regulator produces the protein MDPITDVFRTMHVTAFGLHRLEATAPWGVRQEKQTEEKGTPSDKKMSPTDLAHFAMLSRGNCWLSVEGIPEPIPLTGGDCFLLARGTSIVLRDNPRTRPRWSFREIGAEAKGNVAHHGGGGAPTTIVCGSMSFDRASLKPITQLLPRFILIKAEQARTLALHGTMQALASEMAEQAPGSETVANRLAEVLFIQMLRAHIASGPERNKGWLRAVFDPQTGAALSAIHDNMNAPWTVESLAGAAGMSRSAFAARFKELLGQTPLEYVTEWRMQKAMQLLQQRDKKLIDVARLVGYESDAAFSKAFKRVVGANPGEYLKHGFKGYGNTGMAEGF, from the coding sequence TTGGACCCGATAACAGATGTCTTCAGAACGATGCACGTAACAGCTTTCGGTCTGCACAGGCTCGAAGCCACAGCCCCATGGGGAGTAAGACAGGAAAAGCAGACCGAAGAGAAAGGCACGCCTTCAGACAAAAAGATGTCACCCACGGATTTGGCGCACTTCGCCATGCTTTCGCGCGGCAACTGCTGGCTGAGTGTGGAAGGGATTCCGGAGCCGATTCCCCTCACCGGTGGTGATTGCTTTTTGCTGGCCCGGGGGACGTCGATTGTTTTGCGCGACAACCCGCGAACACGTCCGAGGTGGAGTTTCCGCGAGATCGGGGCCGAAGCCAAGGGTAATGTCGCTCATCATGGAGGGGGCGGCGCGCCGACGACAATTGTCTGCGGATCCATGAGTTTCGATCGCGCCAGCCTGAAGCCGATCACTCAGCTATTGCCGAGGTTCATTCTGATCAAGGCGGAGCAGGCACGCACGCTTGCTCTTCACGGCACAATGCAAGCGCTGGCATCAGAAATGGCAGAACAGGCACCAGGATCTGAAACAGTTGCGAATCGGCTAGCTGAGGTCTTGTTTATCCAAATGCTCCGGGCGCATATCGCATCGGGACCGGAACGCAACAAAGGATGGCTTCGTGCGGTCTTCGATCCTCAAACAGGCGCTGCTCTGAGTGCCATTCACGACAATATGAATGCACCTTGGACGGTCGAATCCCTGGCCGGAGCGGCGGGCATGTCTCGCTCCGCGTTCGCAGCACGTTTCAAGGAACTGCTCGGACAAACCCCGCTGGAATATGTGACGGAGTGGCGGATGCAGAAGGCGATGCAGTTACTACAGCAGCGTGACAAAAAGCTCATCGACGTCGCTCGGTTAGTCGGTTACGAGTCTGACGCTGCGTTTAGTAAGGCGTTTAAGCGAGTTGTGGGGGCCAACCCTGGTGAATACCTCAAACATGGTTTTAAAGGCTACGGTAATACCGGAATGGCGGAAGGTTTCTGA
- a CDS encoding SDR family oxidoreductase translates to MTTWTTSSIPDQSGKLAIITGATGGLGLETALGLVGAGAEVILAGRNPTKGHNAEALIRQKYRSAKVRFELADMASLKSIEQFVDRMLAAGRPIDILVNNAGIMAPHDRGTTADGFELQLGTNYLSHFALTARLLPLLSAAKARVIQLSSFGHRTGTIQLDDLNYEQGYKAFPVYSQSKLAMLMFALELDRRSNANGWGMTSVAAHPGFARTDLFANGPAPDANIVFRAIIPVAKLIMGQSAAAGALPTLMAATMPGVKGGQYFGPQGFKEFKGRPGLGKIESQALDAGVASKLWTLSEGLTGVSFR, encoded by the coding sequence ATGACAACTTGGACGACTAGCAGTATTCCCGATCAATCCGGCAAGCTGGCAATCATCACCGGCGCGACGGGCGGTCTTGGACTTGAGACGGCGCTCGGATTGGTTGGCGCGGGGGCTGAAGTCATCCTGGCCGGGCGTAATCCCACGAAGGGGCACAATGCGGAAGCATTGATCCGCCAGAAATATAGGAGCGCCAAGGTGCGGTTCGAGCTCGCCGACATGGCCAGCTTGAAATCCATTGAACAGTTCGTCGACCGTATGCTTGCTGCGGGTCGCCCGATCGACATCCTGGTCAACAACGCAGGCATCATGGCCCCGCATGATCGCGGAACCACGGCGGACGGATTCGAGCTGCAGCTCGGGACGAACTATCTGTCTCACTTCGCGCTGACCGCAAGACTTCTCCCGCTTTTGAGCGCGGCGAAAGCACGCGTCATTCAACTGTCCAGCTTCGGACACCGGACCGGCACGATCCAGCTCGACGATCTCAATTACGAGCAAGGATACAAAGCTTTCCCGGTATATTCGCAGTCCAAGCTCGCCATGCTGATGTTTGCGCTGGAGCTTGACCGACGTAGTAATGCGAACGGCTGGGGCATGACCAGCGTCGCTGCCCATCCGGGTTTCGCTCGTACGGATTTGTTTGCCAACGGTCCAGCCCCCGACGCCAACATTGTCTTCCGAGCGATCATTCCCGTCGCGAAATTGATCATGGGCCAATCGGCGGCCGCGGGTGCACTGCCGACGCTGATGGCGGCCACAATGCCCGGAGTGAAGGGTGGGCAATATTTTGGACCACAGGGCTTCAAAGAATTCAAGGGACGGCCGGGGCTTGGGAAAATCGAGTCGCAGGCGCTGGACGCCGGTGTCGCTTCGAAGCTCTGGACTCTATCCGAGGGTCTGACGGGCGTTAGCTTCCGGTAA
- a CDS encoding EthD domain-containing protein — MIKMNLFLTRRADITREQFSEYWEQKHWPLLEAIPEVKQFAKRYVQQHNIGQVPLGVTAAPYDGVSEVWFDSIEDLRKVVGTEAWRNIVQKDNLEFLDPSKTVFMFSEEKINWQS; from the coding sequence ATGATTAAGATGAACCTCTTCCTTACAAGGCGCGCAGATATCACTCGCGAGCAGTTCAGCGAGTATTGGGAGCAGAAGCATTGGCCGCTTCTTGAGGCGATCCCGGAGGTCAAACAGTTCGCAAAGCGTTACGTTCAGCAGCACAATATCGGACAAGTACCCCTGGGTGTGACGGCTGCTCCATATGACGGCGTCTCTGAAGTTTGGTTCGACTCCATCGAAGACCTCCGCAAAGTGGTTGGAACCGAGGCGTGGCGGAATATCGTGCAGAAGGACAATTTGGAATTCCTCGATCCGTCCAAGACCGTGTTTATGTTCTCCGAGGAAAAGATTAATTGGCAGTCGTAA